A genome region from Ctenopharyngodon idella isolate HZGC_01 chromosome 5, HZGC01, whole genome shotgun sequence includes the following:
- the bspry gene encoding B box and SPRY domain-containing protein, whose amino-acid sequence MLHARSDDKLAYCKNSPKFHVSDWPVATTADKFNFRLAHSSTSPLPCYTPAIGRQDSKTGYTCATGILQYTSAKPDEPLIFYSAKELNILSLGAMSMEYRLCELATVSLHVNDPETDPGLDEHPKHEERINVCEGEELFLHTNVTANGESSTKPVRKFAETPVGSGADSLSASEEAKLCPEHECELQLYCNTERRLKCSHCVLEGACRGHTVTELVTRATVVRNQLVDVCEKMQLQALRIERFIDRTLTAREKAVQIDANSARERVLAQVKVVREALEEEEQRLLEAIQREEERVEQCLLTQRAHWTHTLEKLARTRTSLVHSLTNSTDAMLVSSNEEINDRIEDAEGVGEPRDTEQLSLNRGCSDSKLMVGLWASALLLGPPAHSSIMLHFEKQTVSPLLSLSNDQRTLTFLPKRQRQLPPYDPARFDSWPNALCSPPMSSGTQSWVLDVGTSAAFKVGVCYASIERKGSGNDARLGYNSKSWVLSHYDGDMSFCHAGCSVGIAVAKKLRRLGLLLDWPSQTLLFYDPESMSVLHVVRHAFSEPLLAACAVADQSISIVH is encoded by the exons ATGCTACATGCAAGATCAGACGACAAATTAGCATATTGCAAGAACAGTCCCAAGTTTCACGTGAGTGACTGGCCAGTTGCCACAACTGCAGACAAATTTAATTTCAGACTTGCGCACTCTTCAACCAGTCCACTTCCGTGTTATACACCTGCGATAGGTAGGCAGGACTCTAAAACTGGATACACCTGCGCCACGGGTATTTTACAGTATACATCAGCGAAACCAGACGAACCCCTCATATTTTATTCTGCTAAGGAACTAAACATATTATCTCTTGGTGCCATGAGTATGGAATATAGACTTTGTGAACTGGCAACGGTGTCCTTGCACGTCAATGACCCGGAGACTGACCCTGGACTGGACGAACATCCAAAACATGAAGAACGAATAAATGTATGTGAAGGCGAAGAGCTGTTTTTACACACCAATGTCACAGCAAACGGAGAATCGTCGACAAAACCTGTGCGCAAATTTGCGGAGACCCCTGTAGGCAGCGGTGCAGACTCCTTATCGGCTTCAGAAGAAGCGAAACTGTGTCCAGAACATGAATGCGAACTACAGTTGTACTGTAATACAGAAAGAAGACTGAAATGCTCGCACTGTGTGTTGGAAGGAGCTTGCCGGGGTCATACAGTGACAGAGCTGGTTACCCGGGCAACTGTAGTAAGG AATCAGTTGGTGGATGTCTGCGAAAAAATGCAGCTGCAAGCCCTGCGGATTGAACGATTCATTGACCGTACACTTACAGCAAGAGAGAAAGCTGTACAG ATAGATGCAAACAGTGCAAGAGAACGAGTGTTGGCTCAGGTGAAAGTGGTGCGTGAGGCTCTTGAGGAGGAGGAGCAGCGTCTCCTAGAGGCCATACAGAGAGAAGAAGAGCGAGTGGAACAGTGCCTCCTCACTCAGAGAGCACACTGGACTCACACTCTGGAGAAACTCGCACGCACACGCACCAGCCTGGTGCACTCACTCACAAACTCAACGGATGCCATGCTTGTG aGCTCTAATGAGGAAATTAATGACAG GATTGAGGATGCAGAGGGTGTTGGTGAACCTAGAGACACAGAGCAACTGAGTTTGAACAGAGGCTGCAGTGACAGTAAACTCATGGTGGGTTTATGGGCCAGTGCATTGCTGCTTGGGCCGCCTG CCCACAGTTCAATTATGCtacattttgaaaaacaaacGGTCAGTCCTCTTCTTTCCCTCTCCAACGATCAGCGCACCTTAACTTTCCTGCCCAAACGTCAGCGTCAGTTACCCCCCTATGATCCGGCACGCTTTGACAGCTGGCCTAATGCCCTCTGCTCCCCTCCCATGTCCTCTGGTACTCAGAGCTGGGTACTTGACGTGGGCACGAGTGCAGCCTTCAAAGTGGGTGTATGCTATGCCAGCATAGAACGCAAGGGGTCCGGCAATGACGCACGGCTGGGCTACAACTCAAAATCGTGGGTGCTCTCGCATTATGATGGAGACATGTCTTTCTGTCATGCTGGATGCAGTGTGGGTATTGCAGTGGCTAAGAAGCTCAGGAGACTGGGACTGCTGTTGGATTGGCCCAGTCAGACCCTGCTGTTCTATGATCCTGAATCTATGTCTGTGCTGCATGTAGTCAGACATGCTTTCAGCGAGCCGCTGCTGGCTGCCTGCGCTGTGGCTGATCAAAGCATTTCTATAGTGCACTGA